A stretch of the Sulfurimonas sp. HSL-1656 genome encodes the following:
- a CDS encoding phospholipase D-like domain-containing protein, with translation MNFDWLHLLFFHTFVILGELMVIASLLHMIYQRRTPSSMMAWMLAIVLLPYLAVPLYFVLGSRKRRSRYLKTAFDMRETEAAVTQANPIDGILRNNGIPGATSGNRFTMLFEGTEAYSALLEQIRAARESIWLSTYVFKHDAVTAALTEALIAKRREGVEVKLLVDALGSWPLYFWQFPLGALRKAGVEVCFFMPILRMPFRNYINLRNHRKIYLFDRTMVLTGGMNLSGEYMGPLPDAKRWEDLLFRIEGPAAYHYAEIFAADWAYASEAAAPAPGTPVRTDGDAYVQVVPSGPDVPGDALFEALLSAVYAARERIWIVTPYFVPDASLMQALTIANTKGVDVKLITPRESNHLLADLARSSYMRELEEAGIHVALYEGTMLHAKAILFDDLGAMLGSVNIDNRSLLLNYEVVSFAYSERIISETESWMATLLKRSTVSIRPAGRFRRLGENLMRLIAPQL, from the coding sequence ATGAATTTCGACTGGCTGCACCTGCTGTTCTTTCACACCTTCGTCATCCTCGGCGAACTGATGGTCATCGCCTCGCTGCTGCACATGATCTACCAGCGGCGCACCCCGTCGAGCATGATGGCCTGGATGCTCGCCATCGTGCTGCTGCCCTACCTCGCCGTTCCCCTCTACTTTGTCCTGGGATCGCGCAAACGCCGCTCACGCTACCTCAAGACGGCCTTCGACATGCGCGAGACCGAGGCCGCCGTCACCCAGGCCAACCCCATCGACGGCATCCTGCGCAACAACGGCATCCCCGGGGCGACCTCCGGCAACCGTTTCACCATGCTCTTCGAGGGGACCGAAGCCTACAGTGCCCTCCTGGAGCAGATCCGTGCGGCCCGGGAGAGCATCTGGCTGAGCACCTACGTCTTCAAACACGACGCGGTGACCGCTGCACTGACCGAAGCGCTCATCGCCAAACGGCGCGAAGGGGTCGAGGTGAAGCTTCTCGTCGACGCCCTGGGTTCCTGGCCGCTCTACTTCTGGCAGTTTCCCCTCGGCGCGCTGCGCAAAGCCGGGGTGGAGGTCTGCTTCTTCATGCCGATCCTGCGGATGCCCTTTCGCAACTACATCAACCTCCGCAACCACCGTAAGATCTACCTGTTTGACCGCACGATGGTGCTAACCGGCGGGATGAACCTCTCCGGCGAGTACATGGGGCCGCTGCCCGACGCCAAACGGTGGGAGGACCTGCTCTTTCGCATCGAGGGGCCGGCGGCCTACCACTACGCGGAGATCTTCGCCGCCGACTGGGCCTATGCCTCCGAAGCTGCGGCACCCGCGCCGGGCACCCCCGTACGCACCGACGGCGACGCGTACGTGCAGGTCGTCCCTTCCGGTCCCGACGTCCCGGGCGACGCCCTTTTTGAAGCGCTCCTCAGTGCCGTCTACGCCGCCCGCGAACGCATCTGGATCGTCACGCCCTATTTCGTCCCCGACGCCTCGCTGATGCAGGCGCTGACCATCGCCAACACCAAGGGCGTCGACGTCAAGCTCATCACCCCGCGCGAGTCCAACCACCTCCTCGCCGATCTCGCCCGCAGCAGCTACATGCGCGAGCTCGAAGAAGCCGGTATCCATGTCGCCCTCTACGAAGGCACGATGCTCCACGCGAAGGCGATCCTTTTCGACGATCTCGGCGCCATGCTGGGATCGGTCAACATCGACAACCGCAGCCTGCTGCTCAATTACGAAGTCGTCAGTTTCGCCTACTCCGAACGCATCATCAGCGAGACGGAATCGTGGATGGCAACGCTGCTGAAACGTTCGACCGTCAGCATCCGTCCCGCCGGACGGTTTCGGCGGCTGGGCGAGAACCTGATGCGCCTCATCGCACCGCAGCTGTAG
- a CDS encoding class II SORL domain-containing protein has product MPTINRYVDIDTVEREAKKDYIDRHSPFIHCDATAKKGEKFPVTVKMGNEYTHPDDPDHFIESIRLFNGETLLGEASFTSGMLGGQDMKGHAEVTFNIIPSKKMKLVAQAYCTKHGLWENEPVEVTVED; this is encoded by the coding sequence ATGCCAACTATCAACCGCTATGTCGACATCGACACTGTCGAACGCGAAGCAAAAAAAGACTACATCGACCGCCACTCTCCGTTCATCCACTGTGATGCTACGGCGAAAAAAGGTGAAAAGTTCCCGGTAACGGTCAAAATGGGTAACGAATATACGCACCCGGACGATCCGGACCACTTCATCGAAAGCATCCGCCTCTTCAACGGCGAAACGCTCCTCGGTGAAGCTTCTTTCACTTCCGGTATGCTCGGCGGACAGGATATGAAAGGTCACGCAGAAGTGACTTTCAACATCATCCCGAGCAAAAAGATGAAGCTGGTTGCGCAGGCTTACTGTACAAAACACGGTCTCTGGGAAAACGAGCCGGTCGAAGTCACAGTCGAAGACTGA